TCGATGCAGACCATTGAGCAACCCAGAGCCGCAAACGCAGGAGTGGCGATCGCAGGTCCACATCCAACTTCTAGCAGAATCGATGCCGAGGAGAGTTGGGCAATGTCTACAACCTGATCGATCAATTCCGTGGGATAGCGGGGTCTGACTTGCTGATAGGCTTCAGCAGCAGGAGAATACCAGTGTCGCCGTTGTTCCAGGTCTTTGCCATAACACTCATCCTGGAGGATCTGCTTCAAGTCTTTCATATTCGATTGGGGCGTGGCATATCGCCCTTCCCTAAAACTTGCTCAACCAACAAACGAGTAACTTCTAAGGTTTGATGTTCGGTTTCAGTTGCCATGGTTCTCTCTCAAGGTTGAGTTGCTGTGATTCGTAAACAGTGCAACTCGTTAAGGGTGTTCACAAGACGATTAGTAAACAATTTCAACATCGGATGATGGATTCGCGTAAAACGCCCAATAATTTTCAGCAATGCTGGTGGGGTTGTATTTGGGATCATCAGGGTTGACCGTGCCACAAACGGTCACGGTTCCTACGCGAATGCCTTGTGGTTGCAACGCCTCAGCCAACATCTTGGTTAAACTACGAATACCTGCTTTACCGATGGAGAGCGACGCAAAATCGGCACTGGGATACATCGAGAATCCACCGCCTGTAAACAGAATCGTCCCGTTACCCTGGGCTTTCATGGCGGGTAAAACAGCTTGTGCGGCAACTAATCCACCAACCACATTGGCTTTAAAGTCGCTCATTAAGCCTTCGACTGTTTCATCCAGGACGTTTTTCATCGTGGGGATGGCAATGTTGTAAACCAGTACCTCTACAGTGCCTAACTGATCTTGAATGGCAGTGATTGCTGCTGTGAGCGACGCATCATCTCCACCATCGGCGATAAAACTGTAAGCGTCGTATCCCTCAGCCTTTAACCTGTCCTTAAAGCCCTGAAGCTTTGCCTCGTTGCGGGCAACCATAGCGATCGCAAACCCTTCCCTGGCAAATCGTCGCGCTACCGCCAACGCAATGCCTTCTCCCATGCCTACGATCGCGATTACTTTAGTCATCTCTATGCCCCACAAAAATATCTCTGTTGACCTGGCTACATGAAACCTTAGAAACCATTGTCTGAATTGTAGAGTTAAATTTATTCCTGGAATGATTTGGAACCGTTACGATACTGATTTGATGGCATATATTTTGATGACGCAATCATCCTTATAAGGGCTTGACATTACCAAACCCTTAGAGCTGATTCATAAACAAAGTTTTCGATCCCCCTAAATCCCCCTTAAAAAGGGGGACTTCAGCCTCTTGCCTGGGTTCCCCCCTTTTCAAGGGGGGGTGGGGGGATCAAGCGATATCAAATGTTCTAGACCTTAAGATTTACTTTATAAACTAGCTCTTACAAGTCTCGACAAAACCATTTCCTAATGGTCAATATACAGTTCGTGAACGAGTTTCATATCCCAATAGGATGCCTCAATCTTGTGACCATCCAAATCGCGGACAAAGCACCCGTAATAGGGTTCGCCATAATCGGGTCTACCACCCGGTGCGCCATCTGCGATCGCACCTGCCGCTAATGCTGCTTCATAAAAAGCGTGAACTGACTCTTTGGTTGGAGCGATAAACCCAATGTGAGTACCATTTCCAACCGTTGCGGTTTGATTATCGTAGGGAAGCTGCACCCAGAACTCCGGGTATTGTTTGCCATAGGCAACTGCACCGGGATGTTCCATAATGCGTTTACAACCGATCGTTGGTAACACTTTGTCGTAAAAAGCGACGGCTCGTTCAAAATTGTTTGTGCCAATCGAAACGTGCGAGAGAATGCTAGGGCTATCTTCCATGGCATCAATTCTCCATTAGATTCTGGTCTGAATCGGGTGTTGAGGGGTGAATTGTTGCGTGAATAATCCACACAGCAATTGACGTAATACCAATTCTTCTTGAAAACGCACAGAATGAGAGGGAGTCCCACCCCCACACCCCGTCCTAACCAACCCCTCGGTTGCTACATGAGGCTATTGATTGAGTAATACACACTCAATCCTGTGTCTGAGTTGTAGCTATCACCATCCATAGCAGGTACCGCTATAAATGCAACGTCATAATAGCAGTATAAATGTACTGTGACAACCATCAAAACAGTTGAATTAGATAAGAAGGAGAATGGATAGCTTTGCTCAGAAAGTCGGGTACATCTGACGGTTAGGAAGTGGCAGTTAAAACCGCAGACTTCGGTGTGAGCTCAGTCGAACGCAACCAGAACAAAATCTGTCTACGCGGGTTCAAAATCTCAGTCTGCGTCGGTGGATGTCGCTTCAATAGCCGCAAATTCATTCGCCGGGTTCAATCCCCCAATCACTAGATGCTTGCCTCTGCCCCAGCAAATGTGGCTACCGCTATATTAAGCAAAATCAGCCGCATTGATTTGGGCGATCGCCACACCCTGTAACAGGGCTAGCGATTCCTGGCGGGTGCCAATCAGCACATGTCGTCCCTGTCGCCTCAAGGTCAAGTCTTGAAACCGCAATCGTCCCGTTAACCGCAGTCGATCTTGTCCATTCTTAAAATCCTGAATGATATCCAATCCGCTTTTTGCCTGCAACACAAAGATATCGCGTCCTAAACCACCAAGCAGGCGATCGCGACCTCCCTCCCCAATCAGCGTATCGTTTCCCCGTCCTCCCTTCAAAACATCACTACCATCTCGACCCATCAAAGTGTCGTTGCCGTCTAGCCCCAAAAGAGTATCATTGGTATTCGTTCCCAACAGGCGATCGCGGGTTGGGGTGCCTTGAGTTGGTGCGGGGGGAGGTGGAGTGGGAGTGCCGCCTGGATCTGGGTTGCTGGCAGCAGTGATGGTTAACGCGAAGATATCTTGTGCCACCGCATTGTTAGCATCGGTTGCCGTGACCCGAATTGCCAGCGTGCCTGCATCGATATTCGTGGGAGTGCCACTAAAACTGCGAGTCAAAGCATCAAATTGGAGCCAGGTTGGCAGCGGGCTACCGTTCTCAAGGGTTGCAGTCCAGCTTAAAACATCACCCTGATCTACATCCGTAAAGGTGATTGCAGGCAGTGTCAGAGCAAGTGGTACGCCTGCCGTAATTGTGCGATCGCCAATTGGGTTAGCGAGGACTGGCGCATCGTTTACGCCTTGGACAGTTACATTAACCGTAGCTGTATCCGTTGCGCCACTGGTATCCCTCACCGTATAGCTAAACGTATCAATCACACTCTGTCCAACGGCAAGTGATTGAAATGTTGCAGCAGGTATGTAGGTCAGAGAACTATCCGTCTGACTCACAGAGCCTTGCAGCCCAATGGTATTGAGCACAGTAATCGTTAAACTGTCGCCATTGGGGTCGCTGTCGTTCGACAAAACCAGCAGTGGAATGGCAGTTTCCTCGTTCGTAACGGCTTCATCATCAGTGGCGATCGGGGCACTATTAGTGGGAATCTCGGGCAGATCGTTGGCTTCCAATTGAAATGAAACTCGTGACCCTGCTCCTGCGGTTTGTGGATTGATGCCAGACCAGCTAAAGCGAACGGTACCCGTAGCATCTAAAGTGGTGAGTTGTTCGCTAATTGCCAGATAAAGGTTATTGCCAACGACACCACTGCTATTGCCGACAGCAGTCACTTCTGCCCCAAAACTGCTGTCGATGACCTGACCATTGAGGCTGTGTAGGGACAGGTTAACAGTTGTACCGGAGCTAACTCGATTGGGGTCACGAGTGTCTACTTTCGTGGAAAGCTGTAGTCCATCCATTAATGTATTGACTACATCGTATTCCAGGATCTCTGAAGGGCTAGCGTCAAGTGCTCCACTAAACAATGCAAATCGCGCAATGTTACCATCCCAGGTCAACCGCCAGTGATACGTCTGACCACTGACCCAGACCCACTCCGCATTGTCAGGGTTAGTGCCAACAGAGCCATTCTGTGACAAAAACAATTCCCGGTTGTTGTTAGAGCCAATAATTCCCTCTAGTTTCCAGAGTTCAATTGCGCTGTTGAAGTTGTCCAGTTTGGTCAGTTGCACGATCGCCACCTTACGCTGTATGCGCCTCTGCTGTTGTGACACAGGTGAGGGAGCGATCGCCAGTTTTTTCACAAAGCTTGACTAAAGCTTTATACTTACACAACCCTTTCATGAGAAATAACAGGCTCAATCAGTTGTACGATTGCTTCATCGTCAAAACTTTCAACTAACACCATCACGTACTGATAAAAAATTGGATAGCTACTCTTAAATTGGTTTACTTCTTCAATAATTTGTCTCACGAATCCACATCGGGCTGCTTCATACAAGCTCAGCAGTTGTTGTGAGGGTGGAAACACAATAGTGTCTTTGCTAACATCTATGGGCTGATTGATGAGTGAGTCATTTGAAATCGTATCTTCGTAGATCCACTCCAACTTCAATAGATGTTGTAATTGGCTTAACAACTCCACTGCCTGGACAGGCTTTGGTAAAAACAGATCTCCCCCAACTTCAAGACTGTGGGAGCGATCGCTATCAGACACACTGGCAGAAGAGACAATAATCGGAAGCGTGTGAAATTGGTCTGACTGTCTCAAATGTTGAATCATCTGATAGCCATCCATTACAGGCATTGCCAGATCCGCAATGATCAAGTCTGGTAGCAGGCTATCCAGCTTGTCTAGGGCATCTTGCCCATTCAACGCCTCACTCACTTGAAAATGCAAAGGGGCAAGGAGACTGGTAACTACAGCACGATTTTCCCAATGGTCATCAACAACGAGAATATGTCGCTGTTGCCCTTTGTAGCCTTTAATCTTTTGCTCCTGGAATGGGGTGTGATTGGTATTGACCCACTGCTGCTCACAGGGACAACTGATGGAAAATTGAAACGTACTACCAATGCCGATCTGGCTCGATACCTCAATCTCACTTCCCATCAAATGCACGATAGTTTGGCTAATGGTTAAGCCCAATCCAGTGCCCTCACTGTTTGTTCTGGCATAATCCGTTTGCTCAAACGGCATAAAGATTTTTTCTAGATCTTCTGGAGCAATTCCTACCCCCGTATCGCTGACGATAAAGCGGAGGTGAGCAACGGATGGCTCAGTGTCGGGCGTGAACTGGACATGAAAACTAACCCTTCCAACACTGGTAAATTTAACGGCATTACCAATTAAATTAATTAACACCTGACGCAATCGTTTTTCATCGCAGGTGATAGAAATTGGGAGATTAGCAGACGATGAAAAGCGGAACTCCAGATCTTTCTGGTCTGCTCCAATCCGGCACATCTTAACAACCGATTGCAAAAACTCAGGAAAATGGAAGACGATTGGTTCCAGTTCTAGACGATTTGCCTCAATTTTGGAGATATCTAAGATGTCATTAATCAATGTCAATAAGTGAAACCCGCAGTTATAAATGACATCTACGCCCTGTTTCTCAGGAGGCGTTAACGTTGGAGAGCTTTGCAGAATTTGAGCATACCCCAGTACCCCATTCAGAGGGGTTCTCAACTCGTGGCTCATATTCGCCAAAAACTGGCTTTTAGCGCGGTTAGCGGTGTCTGCCTTATCCTTCGCAATTCGCAGCTCATGGGTTCTCTCCTCAACCCGTTGTTCTAGCTCCACAACAGAGGCTTGGAGTTGGGATGTCATGCTGTGAAAAGCATGGCTCAGGATATCTAACTCATCCCCTTTAGCGTCAGTGATTTCAGTCTGGTCGAGGGGAGATTGGGTACGACGCAGTGTGTCATCGGCTGTTACTGTTTTACAGGTTTCCAGAAGAGGATTTAGCCTTCGATTGAGTTGGCGAACGAATAGAGCCGTAACGATCGCTAAAATAGAACCTGCTCCCATGACACCACCAAAGGTGATGCGTAGAGCAGGATAGAGCACGACAGATTTTGGAACCGACGCCAACATAATCCAGTTTGTGCCGTCGATGTGCTCAAATGCCCAATAGGCGCTATCGGTTTGAACAATACCCGTCTTGCGATCGCCAATTTGTTGCCAGACCTCCGTAAAATCGTTAGCGTACGCGAGTTCAGAATAGGTTGCAAGCTCACTTGCCTTGGTGGGGTCAGGCGGATAAGCGAGTAAATTTCCCTGATCGGTCAAAATCATGAAGTAACCCCCTCCCCACTCTGGAGGAGCTTCCACCTCATGAGTTAAATCGCGGATGGTGATGTCTAAGCCTACGACTCCCAGCAGTTCTCCTTCTTGGGACAAGACCGGAGCCGTAACCGTCGTCATAGGAATGTTAAACCAGTCGTAAGGCTCTAACCAGATTGCCCCTCCAGCTTCAACGGGTGCAGTGTAATACACATTGCTAAAACAGGTGGGTTCAAGCTCACAAATGTCAGTCAAACGAATGTTTTGTAACGGTGCTGGTAGGGGAACACCAACCTCATTGGGGATTCCCTGTTCATAAAAGGCGTAAGGCCAAAATGTGCGGCGATCGCTAAAGATGCGGTAAGGAGCCTGACCAAACCCTGCTCCCACAGTTAACGATGATCGCTTCTGCAACATCTCGATAATGGCTTGTTTGTAAACCTCCGGGTCTTTAACTCCAATACTTTCTAGAATCGTCATTGTAGCTACCAGGCTAACCATGGATTGTTCAGCCCTGCCTAACTTTCCCTCAATGTCTTTAACCTGAGTGCTCAAATTGTTTTCAATTTCTTGGATTGCCTGACGTTCTAACGCCCGATAGAAAAAGAACGCCGTACCCCCCAGCCCAACTAACGCTCCCACGAGGACATAGAAAAATAACCGCGCTCCAATGGACTTTTTGTAGATCATGCAATACTCACTTAGAAAACGTTGTTAGTCGCAGTTCAGGTAACAGTTGACATTCCGCAAAGTAATTTAGATAGGTTTGCACTAACTCAACAGGACTGACTATGGTTGTTGGGATTGGTAAGTGAGACACAGCAGCGTTAGACACTTGCAAGAAGATTTCAAGATAACTGTGAGCATTGTAGAAATGATCGGTGATGAGTGGGCGAATCGCTGTGAGCAGATGAGAGTTATCAAGACATTCGTTGTGGACTCGCTCTTGCCACTGTTGATAGGGCAGAAGTTCCACCGGGAAACCAAGTTGATTGAGTGTTTGAATGAGCGATCGCCACGGTAACGAGCGCGGATAAACAATATGACTTAATGACGTATCAAGATGACTTGTGATGTGTTGACAAGCGTAGTCAATTGGAATCAAGTTAACCGACCCATCAAACAGGGGAGCTGCCTTGAGTTGAATTATACCCAAAATTAATCGTGCCATCAGATCGTGGGTTTGCCCGGCTCCGGTGACACTGTGTCCCGTTAACATACCTGCCCGATGGATCGTTGTGGGAATTCCCCGTTCTGAAGCCGCGATCATCAACGATTCGCCAACCCACTTAGTTTGGGCATAACCACCGCACACCTGATCAAATGTTGGCAGCGGGGAGGACTCATCCACAGTGCGATGATGCTTGAGGAGAAACTGTTCCGCGTCACACAGGGAATGCAGAATATCAATAGTTGATATAAAGTGAACTGGAATTGAATTCAGTGCCGCTAATCGCAGCACCTCTTGAGTTCCAACCACATTAGTTAGTCGCAGTTGCTCGTAAGACCGCATGAGGTTCACATCAGCCCCAGCGTGAAAAATGGTATGGATGCAACCAGCCAACCCCTTTAGACTAGGTAGCCCAAAGTGAGGGCGGGTTAAATCTCCAGGAACCACGACCACCCGCTGATCCAACCCACTTGGTTTAAGCTTAAAACGGCTCAGGCTCTGCTTAAGACGATTGAGCCCCTCAGTAGGGCTAGACCCTCGCACCAAACAGAAAATTGTCTCAGAGGTGTTCTGCAATAACTGATCCAACAAAAAAGTTCCTAAAAACCCAGTTGCCCCCGTTAATAGAATGCCCGTTTGTGGCTTGAGTGCGAAACTAAGTCGTTGGGGAATGATGCTTGCATCTAACTGAGCATCCAGATTTACATGGATGATGGGTGAAGGAGATGGAACCGTTGAATGTTGACAGGAAATGAGATTCACCATCTCTTCAACCGTTGGACTCTTAAGGAAATCAAAGAGACTGATACTAATTGAAAACTGAAGTTCGATTTGAGATAACAGTTGCACTGCCAAGAGGGAATGTCCTCCCAGGTCAAAGAAGGAGTCTTCAACTCCAACTTTGCAACCGAGCAGATCAGACCAGATCTGGCAAATCTGCATTTCAAGAGAGGTTTGAGGAGAGACATAGAGTGAATCAAGGGTGCGATCGCGCCCAATATCAGGCAGAGCTTTTCGGTCAATTTTGCCATTCAATGTCAGTGGCAACTGGGGCAGACAACAGATACGTTGAGGCACCATGTAATCGGGTAACGTCTGCCGCAGCAATGTCCGTATGTCTTTAATGAGTTGATGATGCTTTAACTCCGAATGGGGTTCATGCACAATCGGTTGAGTTGAGATATGAGTCGGAAAATGGATGGCTGAATGACGCGAATTTCTTTGAACAAATCGAACCTCGTAATATCCAAGCGTGTTAGTGGGATGAAACGAGACATCATACGACATCCGTTGTGCGAGAGACTCAAACACAGATGGATCAATGCCCAGGATCACTGGTGCTTGAGTGGTTTGTGTAGCAGAAATTTCATTCGTGAGAGAACGGGTTTGCAGTATCTCTCGCACTTGAGCAACTGAACCGGAAGCCTGACTCAACTGGTGAATAGCGGTTAGTTGGGGCTGAATACGGGGATTTGGGATGTTCGTAATCCGCCCTAATTGAAGTTGCTGAGACGACAGCAATTCCGCTAACTCAGGGATTGAGATTCGATGTTTTTGCCAATCGAGCACAAAGTCTAACTCTGTGTTGCTCAACACAGGTTTAGTATCGGCATAGAGAAAGACATCAAATCGATATTGAGTCAGCTCGTTATGATGCTTGCTACGCTTCAGTTGTACATCAACACTAACTCCGGGCAGTTGCTGAGCCAGGTGATAAAAATAGGCGGGGTTCAACAGCAGCTCATGTTCTTGTTGCATCTGCTGGTGAATGATTTGACGCAGTGTTGCCACCGAGCTGCGCGAAGTGATGTCCTTTTCTGAGGACTCATTTAAAGCTTGATACAGTACATGATCTGTGTGAAATGCCTCTAACAATGACGCATCTCGCACATCACCAATAAATAGACATCCACCGGGTGCTAACAGGGCGATCGCACGCTGAATCACCTCTAAAAGATAGACCTGAGAGGGAAAATATTGAATGACGGAGTTGATAACGATGACATCAAATTGAGACGAAAGCGTATCTATTTCATGGGCAGCCAGACAATGTAAGGAAACCTTTCGTTCTAGGGTTGGGTGGGTTTCGAGTTGGGATTGAATATGGCGAATCGCCTCTGAGGAAACGTCAACCCCCGTGTAGTGCTCACAGGAAGGAGCCAGTTCAAATAACAGCAACCCTGTACCACAACCGATTTCTAGAATGCGCTGGGGGTTTACTGATGCAATCTGAGCAACGGTATGGTAAACCCAATCCATCATCTCGTCAGCCGTAAACGGCGTGCCTGTTACCCGATTAATCCAACCAACTGTATTGAATGCGGTCGTAGAACTCTGGCTATAGGTAGCATCCCAGACATCTTTCCAACTCTCAACGTGATTTCCAGGAGAGTTAGCCTCAGGCACAACATAGGCTAATAACTGACAGTCATCAGCGGTAGATTGAGCGACAACAACACAATTTTCAACCGCAGGATGTTGATTGATCGTGGCTTCGATTTCGCCTAACTCAACTCGAAAGCCTCGAATCTTGACCTGGTGGTCACTTCTACCAAGATATTTCAAATTTCCATCGGGGAGCCAACACCCTAAATCGCCTGTTTTATAAAGCCTGCCAAATTTAGCATGGTGAATGAATCGCTCAGCCGTAAGTTGGGGCTGATGCAAATACCCACGCGCCAGTTTAGGGCTGCAAATAAAAATTTCGCCAATCTCACCCTCCGCAATGGGATTGAGATCGGCGTCAAGGAGCAAAATATTAGTTTGTGGTAGAGGCTTTCCAATTGATGGAGGGTCGATTGCTCCCTGAATAACCTGTCCCACAGTGGAATAGGTTGTATCTTCAGAAGGTCCATACAGGTTATAAACCTTCTGAATGTGACCCAACTCGTATAACTGTTGTGCTGTCTTGTTGGGTAACGGTTCACCTGCCAGGTTGACCACCTTAACCGAGGCAGGAATGCTCTGAGTGTGGAGGAGGGCGGCGGCTGCCGAGGGGACTGTGTTAATGAGTGAAATTTTATGTTGAGTCTGGTGAGGAAGTTGGCTTAACGTTAAAGCGTTTTCGGTTAAGACAATGGTTCCTCCGGCTGCTAAAGTGCCAAAGATTTCAAATACAGAGAGATCAAAACAAATAGAGGTACTCGCCAGTACGCCAGCTAACTCTTCTGGTGTGAAAAAATCCAACACCCACTGTATAAATGCCACTGTATTGCGATGTTCGATCGCCACTCCCTTTGGCTTTCCAGTAGAGCCAGAGGTATAGATAACATACGCCAGATGATCTGGTTCAAGCTGATTGACAATCGGGTGGGTTGGCAGTGCTGCAATGCGCTCTCGTTCAGCCACGATATCTAAAGCTGAAGTTAAGGAAGCCAGTTGATCACAGACTCCTGCTTTTGTCAGTAACAGCGCAGGTTTGGCATCCTGCACGATGGTTAACAACCGCTCTAAAGGATAGGTGGGATCAAGGGGCACATAAGCGGCTCCCGCTTTTAAGATAGCCAACAACCCAACAATCATGTCGGGCGATCGCTCCAGGCAAATACCCACTAATGCATTCGGTTGAAGATTAAAGGTATTTAAGTATCGAGCCAATTGATTAGAGCGGTTGTCCAGTTCTGCATAGGTTATGAACTGCCCATTAAAATCAATGGCGATCGCCTCAGGGGTTTGTTGAGCTTGAGCTTCAAAAAAGGTGTAAACAAAACTGGAGGTAGTTGGTTTTGTGAGAGGCTGCACAAACAGAATCCTTAACGAAAGTTATCAGCGACAACGCTATTAAACTTTTAACAACAGGAAAAGAAAAAAGTATTTCTACGGATTTCTTAGCGAATCTTCATTTGCTCAAACGTGTTTTTACGGAGCGACTATTTATGCTCTACTGAGTGAAGCAAACCGCATTTCATCCCAATATCATACTTCCGTAATAGTACTGAATTGATGCTACATGACCCTACGTGTACACGGTCAGGTTAAATACACCTACCAGATCTATTCCTGATTACAAAGCTCTCGCTGGTCAATATTAGATTGTGACAGTGGGATCGTAATTCTAAATACAGAACCGTTTGAGGAGGATTGGCATTGAATCGTCCCATGATGACGATTGGTAATAATTTCATGGCAGATAGATAGACCTAACCCTGTTCCTTTACCGACAGGTTTAGTTGTAAAGAATGGGTCAAAAACCTTCTCTAAAATAGAATCCGATACGCCGATCCCATTATCTTTAACCTCAATCACAACAGACTGGGCATCGCTCTGGTAAGTCGATAAGACGATCGCCGGAGCTTCTGTTTGGTAGGACTCCGGAGCAAGTGCTTTCTCATCAATGGCATCAATCGCATTAGCGATGAGGTTCATAAATACCTGATTTAAGAAACCAGGAAAACACTCTACTAACGGGGTTAACTGAAAGTCTTTGATGAGTTCAATTTTGGGACGGGTGGCTGACTCACTTAAGCGATGCCCCAGAAGTAACAAAGTATTGTTAATTCCTTCATGAATATTCATCTCTCGTGAGAGCGAACTACCAGTTCTTGAAAAAATTTGTAAGGATTGAATAATTTCTTGAGTACGAGATGTCCCGGCTTGAATTGAACTGATCAAATCAGGGAGATCACTTTGAATGAAATCCCAATCAATAGCGGCCATCAGTTGTTGAATTTCTTTAGGGGGATCAGGGTAGTACTTGGTATACAAATTAATCACCTTGAGTAGGTTATCTGTATACCCCTGAAGATGCTCTAAATTCCCATGAATAAAGTTAATTGGATTATTAATTTCGTGGGCTATTCCTGCCATCATTTGCCCAAGACCTGCTAGCTTTTCGGCTTGGATGAGTTGAACCTGCGTTTGCTGAAGACGGTGAAGCGTTTTTTGAAGTTGTCTTCCAGTTTCTTCACGCATTTTAATCTCATCTAAAAGCTTTTGATGGGAGTGTTTTAGCTGTAAGTGAACTGAGATGCGGGCGATCGCCTCTCGCAATTGAACTGGCTTCGTAATGTAATCGACTGCTCCTGCTTCAAATCCCCTCACTTTGGTCGCCTCATCACTGAGAGCAGTCATGAAAATAATCGGA
This DNA window, taken from Oscillatoria sp. FACHB-1407, encodes the following:
- a CDS encoding hybrid sensor histidine kinase/response regulator; the encoded protein is MVSSASILIVDDTPTNLKVLVEAFEQVGFDSFVAKTGESALKKARQNTPDLVLLDICMNGMDGFETCQALKADPLTSSIPIIFMTALSDEATKVRGFEAGAVDYITKPVQLREAIARISVHLQLKHSHQKLLDEIKMREETGRQLQKTLHRLQQTQVQLIQAEKLAGLGQMMAGIAHEINNPINFIHGNLEHLQGYTDNLLKVINLYTKYYPDPPKEIQQLMAAIDWDFIQSDLPDLISSIQAGTSRTQEIIQSLQIFSRTGSSLSREMNIHEGINNTLLLLGHRLSESATRPKIELIKDFQLTPLVECFPGFLNQVFMNLIANAIDAIDEKALAPESYQTEAPAIVLSTYQSDAQSVVIEVKDNGIGVSDSILEKVFDPFFTTKPVGKGTGLGLSICHEIITNRHHGTIQCQSSSNGSVFRITIPLSQSNIDQRELCNQE